From the genome of Sphingobacterium sp. UGAL515B_05:
GTAGGTACCAGATTTGATGGGATTATTCTTTTTCGGAGAGATTAAACGTGCAAGAAAAATGGTCGCACAGACTAACAGCGCCCCTATCAGAAGAATGATAAGGATTTTGCCGTATTCCGATAATTGCGCGGGGTCATCCATAATAATTACAAATTTAACAAATATTTCGTTCACTCGGGTGCGGAACTTGAAATTACAAATTATTTCTTTAAAAACAGTTCGAATTTACGGAATCAACCACCAGTATCCTGTCCGCAAGAAACCTAGATTCATCATCCACAGCGCATAGTAGAACCGAAAAAATTAATCAAAAAGGCAATGCAATGATCAAAACCTGCATGGCTTCTTAGACACCAAAAACAATGAAAGCCGACTGAAGGTTCTTTCTGGCCAATAAGACCAGACACTTTCAGAAAAAAAAATAGGGCATCGTATAAAACGATGCCCTTCTTATGATGTAACTATTCTCTAAAAATTACATTTTTCCTGGCATTTTGGGCATATTACGCATCAATTTAGCTGCCATAGCTGGATTAGACATCTGCTTCATGACTTTGCGCATATCACCAAATTGTTTCAATAATTTATTCACTTCATTGATATCAGTACCTGATCCTTTCGCAATACGTAAACGACGTTTTTGATCAATAACATCCGGATTTTCGCGTTCAAAAGGTGTCATGGAATCGATAATCGCTTCAATGGGTTTGAAAGCATTGTCATCTACTTCAATATCTTTCATTGCTTTACCAACACCAGGGATCATTCCCATGAGGTCTTTCATATTACCCATTTTCTTAATTTGTTGAATCTGGGATTTAAAATCGTTGAAATCGAATTTATTCTTACGGATTTTCTTTTGGAGCTCTGCAGCTTGCTTCTCGTCAAACTGTTGCTGCGCACGTTCTACTAAGGATACGACGTCACCCATACCCAAAATACGGGATGCCATCCGATCGGGGTGGAATACATCCAATGCATCCATCTTTTCACCTGTACCAATAAACTTAATGGGCTTATTAACGACAGATTTAATCGATAATGCAGCACCACCGCGTGTATCACCATCCAACTTAGTCAATACTACACCTGTAAAGTCCAGACGGTCGTTGAACGTTTTAGCTGTATTCACGGCATCTTGACCAGTCATTGAATCCACAACAAATAGGATTTCGTCTGGTTTTGTCGCTTCTTTAACTGCAGTAATCTCTACCATTAAAGGCTCATCGATCGCCAAACGACCAGCTGTATCGATGATTACGACGTTATTTCCATTACGTTTTGCTTCTTCCACACCGGCTTTGGCAATGGCAATAGGATCGTTAGATTCACGATTCACATACACTGGTACGCCCACTTGTTCCGCGAGCACTTGCAATTGATCGATCGCTGCAGGACGGTAAACGTCACCTGCCACCAATAATGGTTTTTTATTCTTTTTATCTTTAAGGTACAAGGCCAACTTACCTGAGAAGGTTGTTTTACCAGCACCATTCAAACCCGCAATTAAAATGACTGTTGGATTTTTTCCAGTCTCAAGCTCTGTAACAGATCCGCCCATCAAAGCTGTCAACTCATCATTCATGATCTTCGTCAACAATTGGCCTGGGGAAATACTTGTCAGTACATTTTCGCCTAAAGCTTTTTGTTTAACATCGTCGGTAAAAGTTTTGGCAGTTTTATAATTCACATCGGCATCCAACAACGCTTTGCGAATTTCTTTCATCGTTTCTGCAACGTTGATCTCGGTAATACTACCTTGTCCTTTTAATACTTTAAAGGCCCTATCTAACTTATCTTGAAGATTTGAAAACATAAAATCTGAATCTTATTCTATATAAACAGCAAAGTTAAAAAAATTGTCTATAGTAACCTCATTAACACACCATAAAAAATGCGACTATAGAAAATAATCGCATTTTTGTAGGATAAAGTTACAATACCCGTATTTAATCACTTCTACGGCCACCGAATAAAATCGATGCATAGTATAAAAGTGTTACCAACGCACTTAACGCTGCTACAACATACGTCATCGCTGCCCATTTCAAAGCATCTTTTGCACCGTCATGCTCCTCACCATTATAGGTTACACCAGCATGGTTTAACCATTCCAGCGCGCGGTTCGACGCATCAAACTCGACGGGCAAGGTGATAAAAGAAAATAAGGTCGTAATAGCCAGCGCCCCAACTCCAATAGCTAAAAGCCATGGGTTACCACCTTTAGAAAAAGCAAACAGCATAACGCCCAACATCAATACCCATGATGTCAATTTGGAAGCCGCATTCACCATCGGTACCATTGCCGAACGGAATCCCAACCATTTATAGGCTTTAGCATGCTGCACAGCATGACCACATTCGTGCGCCGCTACCGCTGCCGCTGCAACACTGCGACCACTGTAAACTTCAGGACTTAAATTAACGGTTTTATCTGACGGATTATAATGATCTCCCAAACGATCTGGGATAGACAATACCTTTACATCATATATACCGTTATCATTTAACATTTTTTGCGCAATCTCAGCTCCAGACATCCCGTTGCTCAAAGGCATCTCGGAGTATTTCTTAAATTTGTTTTTGAATCTTGTTTGGACAATTAGGCTTACCACCATTATTCCAATAAATAAAATCAAGTACATAGCTATTCAATCGTTTTATAGTTATAATATGACTATCAAACCTTATTCCAATCGTTGAAAAAAGGCGTATACATAAATTTCTAAGATAAAAAAAGTCTTTGACCTGACAAAAAGAACAGATTCTTCTGATCTCCACATGACATAATTACCATAATAATTGGACAAATAACCCTGCTTTTGGCTACGCTGCAACGAAACACTTACACTGATTAACAAGAATTCAAACTGATTAACAAGAATTCAATACGTATACCCACCGGTCATTTCTGAAGGCGCGCAGTTATTTTAAGTTCGATCAGGGAGATTATTTAAAGAAATGGCTTTTGAATATAGGATGCGCAAAGGATTGTAGCATTGCCTTGTTATAAACACAGGGTGGCAAAATACAAAAACAGCGAAACTCCCTGTGATCCCATTTGAATATAAATAAAAATGGGCGTTTTGTAACGCCCATTTTTATTATAAATAGCCCATTTGCAGGGTAAGATCGGTACCTTCAATCATCTTACGTAAATTGCTCAATGCGTAACGCATTCTCCCCAGAGCAGTATTAATACTTACTTCGGTTATTTCCGCAATATCTTTAAAACTCATATCACAAAAGTGCCGCATAATGAGCACCTCTTTTTGATCGTCCGGAAGTTTTTGGATCATTTTCTTAAGATCAACATCAACCTGTTGTTTGAGCATTTTTGACTCTGCGCTTTCATCACTAAATTCGAGCACCTCAAAAATATCAAAGCCATCCGCATTCACAATATTTGGAGCACGTTTTGCTTTTCTAAAAAAGTCAACAATCATATTGTGCGCTATACGAATAGCCCAAGGTAAAAATTTACCCTCTTCATTATATTTACCGGATTTTAATGTGTTGATGATTTTAATGAAAGTCTCCTGGAAAATATCTTCAGCAAGATATTCATCTTTTACTTTCATATATATAGAAGTATATATTTTCGATTTATATCGATTCAACAATGCCTCTAGACCGGACTCTTGGCCACCGACATACATTTGGATCAACTCTTGATCGCTTTTACCTTTTAGAAGTCTCATACGTCACTTACTTTTTTAGCAGTTCGCAAATAAATTATCAGTTCTGTGTTAAAATGTAAATGTTTGCCGTATAAACTATCCTTTCTTATTGTAAAACAATCAATTAATCTAAAACCAAATTACCGCAAAATAAATGAGTAATCAAATTATTACAATTTATTTTAAGGTTTTTTAACATTTAAAAATAAGTTATCTGCCTCACATTTCCAAACCGAGCTCTTAAGGCAGTTCTCCTAATCCCTCCGAAACAAGCTGGAGCCAGCAGTTGTACATGAGAAAGACAACACGCCAATGAGGCATTATTTAATCCGAACTTTATAGGGAGTTAATAGGGACCTCATAGGGACCTCATTCGGTTGAGCCCCTATTTGAACCTTATAAAATACGGATCAGGTTATTATATAATTCCCGTGATAAGTTAAATTGGTACGGACGTATACCATACATGTTACGCTGAAAATAGCTGTAAGAAAATAAAAAAGCGGAACCACCGCATCGGTGATTCCGCTTTTTTTTATTCCTAGGGGAATTCCTTATTTATACAATGGGAACTCAGCCATCATTGCTTTTACTTTACCATGGATCAAATCCAGTTGAGCATCGTTAGATGCATTTTTCAATGCCTCATCGATCAATTCGCCGATTTGTATAATTTCATTCTCTTTAATACCACGTGTTGTAATTGCAGCAGTACCAAAACGTACACCTGAAGTCACAAAAGGAGAACGTGTGTCGAAAGGAACCATGTTTTTATTTGTTGTGATACCGGCTTTACCTAATACAGCTTCCGCTTCTTTACCAGAAATATCTTTGTTGCGAAGATCCACCAACATCAAGTGATTGTCTGTACCACCCGAGATGATCTTGTAATCTCTTTCTACAAAGAATTGTGCCAATGCAGCTGCATTTTTCTTTACCTGAACGATATATTCCATATACTCATCGGATAAAGCCTCACCGTAAGCGATTGCTTTCGCTGCAATTGTATGCTCCAAAGGACCACCTTGTGTACCTGGGAATACAGCTAAATCCAATAATTGCGTGATTGTACGGATTTCACCTTTAGGTGTTTTGATACCCCATGGATTTTCAAAATCTTTACCGACCATAATCATACCACCACGTGGACCACGAAGCGTTTTGTGTGTCGTTGTCGTAACGATATGGCAATGTGGAAGTGGATCATTCAATAAACCACGAGCGATTAAACCTGCAGGGTGAGAAATATCAGCCATTACGATAGCACCAATTTCGTCAGCAACTTTACGAATGCGCGCGTAATCCCAATCGCGAGAATAAGCCGAAGCACCACAGATGATCATCTTTGGTTTTTCACGAAGCGCTGTTTCTTCCAATTGCTCGTAGTCAATTAGGCCTGTATCTTCTTTTACACCATAAAATAATGGTTGATAGATCTTACCAGATAAGTTCGCTGGTGAACCGTGTGTCAAGTGACCACCGTGAGATAAATCAAGACCTAAAATTTTGTCGCCAGGTTTGATTGTCGCCAAAAAAACAGCCGCATTTGCTTGAGCACCAGAGTGAGGCTGAACATTTACCCATTCTGCGCCAAATAATTGTTTTGCACGATCAATTGCGATGGTTTCAATCTCATCCACAACTTCACAACCTCCATAGTAACGTTTTCCTGGGAGGCCTTCTGCATATTTA
Proteins encoded in this window:
- the ffh gene encoding signal recognition particle protein, with product MFSNLQDKLDRAFKVLKGQGSITEINVAETMKEIRKALLDADVNYKTAKTFTDDVKQKALGENVLTSISPGQLLTKIMNDELTALMGGSVTELETGKNPTVILIAGLNGAGKTTFSGKLALYLKDKKNKKPLLVAGDVYRPAAIDQLQVLAEQVGVPVYVNRESNDPIAIAKAGVEEAKRNGNNVVIIDTAGRLAIDEPLMVEITAVKEATKPDEILFVVDSMTGQDAVNTAKTFNDRLDFTGVVLTKLDGDTRGGAALSIKSVVNKPIKFIGTGEKMDALDVFHPDRMASRILGMGDVVSLVERAQQQFDEKQAAELQKKIRKNKFDFNDFKSQIQQIKKMGNMKDLMGMIPGVGKAMKDIEVDDNAFKPIEAIIDSMTPFERENPDVIDQKRRLRIAKGSGTDINEVNKLLKQFGDMRKVMKQMSNPAMAAKLMRNMPKMPGKM
- a CDS encoding zinc metallopeptidase, which encodes MYLILFIGIMVVSLIVQTRFKNKFKKYSEMPLSNGMSGAEIAQKMLNDNGIYDVKVLSIPDRLGDHYNPSDKTVNLSPEVYSGRSVAAAAVAAHECGHAVQHAKAYKWLGFRSAMVPMVNAASKLTSWVLMLGVMLFAFSKGGNPWLLAIGVGALAITTLFSFITLPVEFDASNRALEWLNHAGVTYNGEEHDGAKDALKWAAMTYVVAALSALVTLLYYASILFGGRRSD
- a CDS encoding RNA polymerase sigma factor, giving the protein MRLLKGKSDQELIQMYVGGQESGLEALLNRYKSKIYTSIYMKVKDEYLAEDIFQETFIKIINTLKSGKYNEEGKFLPWAIRIAHNMIVDFFRKAKRAPNIVNADGFDIFEVLEFSDESAESKMLKQQVDVDLKKMIQKLPDDQKEVLIMRHFCDMSFKDIAEITEVSINTALGRMRYALSNLRKMIEGTDLTLQMGYL
- the glyA gene encoding serine hydroxymethyltransferase, whose translation is MERDQAIFNLIADELKRQEEGIELIASENFVSKQVMEAAGSVLTNKYAEGLPGKRYYGGCEVVDEIETIAIDRAKQLFGAEWVNVQPHSGAQANAAVFLATIKPGDKILGLDLSHGGHLTHGSPANLSGKIYQPLFYGVKEDTGLIDYEQLEETALREKPKMIICGASAYSRDWDYARIRKVADEIGAIVMADISHPAGLIARGLLNDPLPHCHIVTTTTHKTLRGPRGGMIMVGKDFENPWGIKTPKGEIRTITQLLDLAVFPGTQGGPLEHTIAAKAIAYGEALSDEYMEYIVQVKKNAAALAQFFVERDYKIISGGTDNHLMLVDLRNKDISGKEAEAVLGKAGITTNKNMVPFDTRSPFVTSGVRFGTAAITTRGIKENEIIQIGELIDEALKNASNDAQLDLIHGKVKAMMAEFPLYK